In Pedobacter sp. WC2423, the following are encoded in one genomic region:
- a CDS encoding sugar-binding domain-containing protein, whose protein sequence is MIRLIKYSILALAIHLLNPAAIFGQPGFGQAEKINADWHFHLGEVDGKAAIDYTNKSWRSVQLPHDWSVKQPFSPTFASANGYLPGGIGWYHKTLTVPQQDQGKKLYLYFEGVYNRSEVFVNGQSVGKRPNGYISFSYDITSYVKYGQENQIAVRVDHSQEADSRWYTGSGIYRDVWLVKATPIHLEQWGVYAFPEVKGKNGTLHIQTSLANGSPSNANVSVLHELLDKSGAIVAKKINKFTIAAGNRTEIKSELDVNHPKLWSVDVPACYTLRTTVMQNNKVIDQSTVITGFRKFTFDPDQGFALNGEQMKIKGVCLHHDSGVLGAEVYPNVWRRRLLTLKTLGVNAIRTSHNAQASSLYALCDELGLLVMDEAFDEWEFPKRKWLQGWNVGVPGFQGSYDFFKEWGERDLADQVKRDRNHVSIFAWSIGNEVDYPNDPYSHPVLAGAGENGFTQPIFGGYKKDAPDAMRLGDLAKNLAAVVRKHDRSRPVTAGLAGVAMSNETAYPGTLDIAGYNYTESRYLQDHKRYPKRVIFGSENRHDFDAWKAVRDNEYIFGQFLWTGIDYLGESGRWPSRGFYSGLMDFAGFIKPRGYFRQSLWSDKPMSYLGSYPLREGGLVTDAWSVLESAQGRQKGEAPSMDAWPIWNYHNGQLIRVVCYTNAEKARLELNGQVVGTTKDYDQKHGIIYWDIPYAPGKLEVVGMDGKGKETIRHQLQSSKRQQAIKIVQGDQLQMEAKNGLAQIELQIVDEDGIPVPLSDDEITCNIIGNARLLGMEAGNNADTGDYTDNKQRVFHGKIIVYIQTNGQPSDEVSVKFTAQWLKAATIKIKL, encoded by the coding sequence ATGATACGATTGATTAAATACTCAATTCTTGCTCTTGCTATTCATTTATTAAACCCGGCAGCTATTTTTGGGCAGCCAGGATTCGGTCAGGCTGAAAAAATTAATGCTGACTGGCATTTTCATTTAGGAGAAGTTGATGGCAAAGCAGCAATAGACTATACTAACAAATCCTGGCGAAGCGTACAGCTGCCTCATGACTGGAGCGTTAAACAGCCCTTCAGTCCAACTTTTGCCAGTGCTAACGGATATCTTCCAGGAGGAATAGGCTGGTATCATAAAACACTGACCGTTCCTCAGCAAGACCAGGGGAAGAAATTATACCTTTATTTTGAGGGGGTGTATAACCGCAGTGAGGTTTTCGTGAACGGGCAGTCTGTAGGTAAACGTCCAAACGGTTACATTTCATTCAGTTACGACATCACGTCTTACGTTAAATATGGACAGGAAAACCAGATTGCCGTCCGGGTGGACCATAGTCAGGAAGCCGACTCCCGCTGGTACACAGGTTCTGGAATCTACCGGGATGTATGGCTGGTTAAGGCAACCCCTATCCATCTGGAACAATGGGGAGTATACGCCTTTCCGGAAGTAAAAGGTAAGAATGGGACACTGCATATACAAACCAGCCTGGCGAACGGATCACCATCAAACGCTAATGTGTCTGTACTCCATGAACTTTTGGATAAAAGCGGAGCTATCGTAGCGAAGAAAATAAATAAATTCACTATTGCTGCTGGCAACAGGACTGAGATCAAATCAGAGTTGGATGTAAACCATCCAAAGTTATGGAGTGTAGATGTTCCTGCTTGTTATACCCTACGCACAACAGTTATGCAAAATAACAAGGTTATAGATCAGTCTACCGTAATAACAGGCTTCCGTAAGTTTACTTTTGACCCTGATCAGGGTTTTGCGCTGAATGGTGAGCAAATGAAAATAAAAGGTGTATGCTTGCACCATGACTCAGGCGTGCTGGGAGCCGAAGTGTATCCCAATGTGTGGCGTCGTCGTCTGCTGACCTTGAAGACATTGGGTGTCAATGCGATCCGGACCAGTCACAATGCTCAGGCCTCCTCATTGTATGCCTTGTGTGATGAATTGGGGCTGCTAGTGATGGATGAAGCCTTTGACGAATGGGAATTCCCCAAGCGCAAGTGGCTTCAGGGCTGGAATGTAGGGGTTCCCGGATTCCAGGGATCTTATGATTTTTTTAAGGAATGGGGAGAAAGGGACCTTGCAGATCAGGTTAAACGCGACAGGAACCATGTCTCCATATTTGCATGGAGTATTGGAAATGAAGTGGATTATCCGAACGACCCCTACTCCCATCCTGTGCTTGCAGGTGCCGGAGAAAATGGTTTTACTCAGCCAATTTTTGGTGGTTATAAGAAAGATGCACCAGATGCAATGCGTTTAGGGGACCTGGCTAAAAATCTTGCTGCCGTGGTTAGAAAACATGATAGAAGCCGCCCTGTAACTGCAGGTCTGGCGGGAGTTGCGATGTCCAATGAAACAGCATATCCCGGCACACTGGATATTGCAGGCTATAATTATACCGAAAGCCGCTATCTGCAGGACCATAAACGTTATCCAAAACGCGTAATTTTTGGTAGTGAAAACCGTCATGACTTCGATGCATGGAAGGCGGTGAGGGACAATGAGTATATTTTTGGCCAGTTTCTGTGGACAGGCATAGATTATCTGGGTGAATCCGGCCGCTGGCCTTCACGTGGCTTCTATTCAGGATTGATGGACTTCGCCGGTTTTATCAAACCTAGGGGCTACTTCCGTCAATCCCTTTGGTCGGATAAACCTATGTCCTATCTGGGTAGCTACCCACTAAGGGAAGGCGGATTGGTCACGGATGCATGGTCTGTACTGGAATCAGCACAAGGACGGCAAAAAGGTGAGGCCCCCTCCATGGATGCCTGGCCGATCTGGAATTATCACAATGGACAGTTGATACGGGTTGTTTGTTATACAAACGCGGAAAAAGCGAGATTAGAGTTGAACGGACAGGTTGTTGGGACAACGAAAGACTATGATCAAAAGCATGGTATAATCTACTGGGACATCCCCTACGCTCCCGGCAAGCTGGAGGTTGTGGGAATGGATGGGAAAGGAAAAGAGACTATCCGTCATCAACTGCAATCCAGCAAACGCCAGCAAGCCATTAAAATAGTACAAGGAGATCAGCTTCAGATGGAAGCAAAGAACGGCCTGGCGCAGATAGAGCTTCAGATTGTGGACGAAGATGGCATTCCAGTACCGCTGTCAGATGATGAGATCACCTGTAACATCATCGGTAATGCACGATTGCTTGGAATGGAAGCAGGAAACAATGCAGATACTGGTGACTATACGGATAATAAACAACGTGTTTTCCATGGTAAGATCATCGTTTATATCCAAACCAATGGTCAGCCATCTGATGAAGTATCCGTAAAGTTTACTGCACAGTGGTTGAAAGCGGCAACTATAAAGATAAAATTATGA
- a CDS encoding DUF3823 domain-containing protein — MKFKFSIILTATASLFLAGCAHDNFNAPESMLSGRVVYDGKAVGVRNNGPQLQLWQDGYPLKSAIPVYLNQDGTFSASLFDGQYKLVRKGDSPWLQQATDTVLVNVKGNTNIDVPVTPYFTITGDSFQKSGNTITARFVVNKVVPSANAELVRLYMGKSILTDQVQRELRVDGNIGGLVFGQQTVIAGELPDNLKNLDYVYVRLGIKSTAASEYLYTPIQKIALK; from the coding sequence ATGAAATTTAAATTTTCAATAATACTGACCGCAACTGCAAGTTTATTTCTGGCAGGATGTGCACATGATAACTTTAATGCCCCTGAGTCTATGCTGTCGGGCAGAGTAGTCTACGATGGAAAGGCTGTAGGTGTACGTAATAACGGGCCTCAATTACAATTATGGCAGGACGGTTATCCGCTAAAATCGGCGATTCCCGTATATCTGAATCAGGACGGGACATTTTCAGCAAGTCTGTTCGATGGCCAGTACAAATTGGTCCGTAAGGGAGATTCGCCATGGCTGCAGCAAGCTACAGATACAGTGTTGGTAAATGTCAAAGGGAATACCAACATTGATGTGCCGGTAACTCCCTATTTTACAATCACTGGCGATTCTTTTCAAAAATCCGGCAATACAATAACTGCCCGGTTTGTGGTCAATAAGGTGGTACCGTCGGCAAATGCCGAGTTGGTACGTCTCTACATGGGAAAATCAATATTGACAGATCAGGTACAACGTGAACTTCGGGTAGACGGGAATATTGGTGGTTTGGTATTCGGACAGCAAACTGTTATTGCAGGTGAATTACCAGATAACCTGAAAAACCTGGATTATGTATATGTCAGGCTTGGCATTAAATCAACGGCCGCAAGTGAATATTTATATACGCCAATACAAAAAATAGCTTTAAAATAA
- a CDS encoding type I restriction endonuclease subunit R: protein MAFNELNSVEYYIISQLSGVNLNTTQFQEPKVSYGLQWQYKSAADLHRSVNEVLLEMELKEALIRLNPEIHAKPELADEVIYKLRAILISVNHTGLVKANEEFFKWLGGDKTMPFGENNRHVPIRIFDFENLNQNTYIVTNQFRIHHRETKIPDIVLCINGIPVVVGEAKTPIRPSVSWLDGAYEIHEVYENSVPQLFVPNILSFATEGKTLYYGGIRCPLDFWAPWRLEDEDDALARRLGLGEIGKEMGDLLHPARLLDILQNFSLFTTNNKKQRSKVIPRFQQYEGANKIVDRVKEGRVKKGLIWHFQGSGKSLLMVFAAQKLRRAAELKSPTVIVLVDRTDLDTQISGTFNASDIPNVEATESIKDLQRMLEQDTRKIIISMIHKFRDAKPNMNTRDNIIVLVDEAHRTQEGDLGRQMRAALPNAFLFGLTGTPVNKADKNTFWAFGSDEDEGGYLSRYTFQDSIRDGATLPLHFEPRLIDVHVDKETIDQLFGEFKEEAALTDEEADALNKKSAKMAAFLKSPERIAKIVNDIATHFKDKVAPHGFKAMIVTPDRFACTLYKEELDKYFSSEVSKIVISTTANDTLEFKEKWGINKSQQERIVDEYNDPLSDLQFLIVTAKLLTGFDAPILQTMYLDKSIKDHTLLQAICRTNRLFPNKTYGRIVDYFGVFDDAAKALEFDETSVKQIITNLSELRAQLPQAVKNTLIHFDGVDRTKQGFEGLEDAQNAIKTVEKKDAFAADYKFLSKLWESLSPDNILGLYQADYKWLSQVYESVRPASDNIGKLLWMTLGAQTTKLIHDNIHVGDIHNLDEFILDADVIEDIFNNPDPKNAKKLEKLLVNRFKKHTGDPKFRKLSELLEELRDRAEKGLITSIEFVKELCKIAKETVQAEKDLADAYQEKSPKAALTELFVELKTEQTPAVVERIVADIDAIVRVVSFPGWQKTTSGEREVQKSLRQALLKYQLHKDQILFDRAYSYIKEYY, encoded by the coding sequence ATGGCTTTCAACGAACTCAATAGTGTAGAATATTACATCATCAGTCAGCTCTCAGGAGTTAACTTGAATACTACACAATTTCAAGAACCCAAGGTAAGCTATGGTTTACAGTGGCAGTATAAATCTGCAGCCGACTTACATCGCTCTGTAAACGAGGTTTTATTAGAGATGGAATTAAAAGAGGCTTTAATTCGTTTAAATCCAGAGATTCATGCCAAGCCAGAGCTTGCTGATGAAGTAATTTACAAACTAAGGGCAATTTTAATCTCAGTTAATCATACCGGCTTGGTAAAAGCAAATGAAGAATTTTTTAAATGGCTAGGCGGGGATAAAACAATGCCTTTCGGAGAAAATAATCGACATGTACCCATCAGAATTTTCGACTTCGAAAACCTAAATCAAAATACATATATCGTTACCAACCAGTTTCGCATTCATCATCGCGAAACAAAAATACCTGATATTGTACTATGTATCAATGGAATCCCAGTTGTGGTTGGTGAGGCAAAGACACCCATACGCCCAAGTGTAAGTTGGTTAGATGGTGCTTACGAAATTCACGAGGTGTACGAAAACTCAGTTCCTCAATTGTTTGTGCCAAACATACTATCTTTTGCAACAGAAGGTAAAACGTTGTATTACGGAGGTATCCGCTGCCCTTTAGATTTTTGGGCGCCTTGGCGCTTAGAAGATGAAGATGATGCTTTGGCTCGTAGGTTAGGATTGGGAGAAATAGGTAAAGAGATGGGTGATTTATTACATCCAGCTCGTTTGTTAGATATTTTACAAAATTTCTCTTTGTTTACCACTAACAATAAGAAACAACGTAGCAAGGTAATCCCTCGGTTTCAACAATACGAAGGTGCTAACAAAATTGTTGATCGCGTAAAAGAAGGACGTGTTAAAAAAGGCTTAATCTGGCATTTCCAAGGCTCTGGTAAGTCCTTATTAATGGTTTTTGCTGCACAAAAGCTAAGGAGGGCTGCCGAATTAAAGAGCCCAACCGTTATTGTACTCGTAGATCGCACAGATTTAGATACCCAAATTTCAGGCACCTTTAATGCGTCAGACATTCCTAATGTTGAAGCCACAGAAAGCATTAAAGATTTACAAAGAATGTTGGAGCAAGATACTCGGAAAATCATCATCTCGATGATACACAAGTTTCGGGATGCAAAACCCAACATGAATACCCGTGATAACATCATCGTGCTGGTTGATGAAGCCCATCGTACACAAGAGGGAGATTTGGGACGTCAAATGCGAGCCGCCTTACCCAATGCATTTTTATTTGGTTTAACAGGGACGCCTGTAAACAAAGCAGATAAAAACACTTTTTGGGCTTTTGGTTCCGATGAAGATGAAGGCGGCTATTTATCCCGTTATACTTTTCAAGATTCTATTCGTGACGGGGCTACTCTTCCTCTTCATTTTGAACCTCGTTTAATTGATGTTCATGTAGATAAGGAAACCATAGATCAGCTTTTTGGTGAATTTAAGGAAGAAGCTGCATTAACGGATGAAGAAGCAGATGCATTGAACAAAAAATCTGCGAAGATGGCTGCCTTTTTAAAATCACCAGAAAGAATAGCAAAAATAGTGAACGATATTGCTACGCATTTTAAGGATAAAGTTGCACCACATGGTTTTAAAGCTATGATTGTAACGCCAGACCGATTTGCATGTACACTTTATAAAGAAGAGTTAGATAAATATTTCTCTTCAGAAGTTAGTAAAATAGTGATTTCTACTACTGCAAATGATACTTTGGAGTTTAAAGAAAAATGGGGAATAAATAAATCACAGCAAGAAAGGATAGTGGATGAGTATAATGATCCACTTTCTGATTTACAATTTTTAATTGTTACTGCTAAACTATTAACAGGTTTTGATGCACCAATTTTGCAAACGATGTACTTAGATAAGTCGATCAAAGACCATACACTATTGCAGGCAATTTGCAGAACCAATCGTTTATTTCCCAATAAAACCTATGGTAGGATTGTCGACTATTTTGGAGTATTTGATGATGCTGCTAAAGCGTTGGAGTTTGATGAGACATCAGTTAAGCAAATTATCACCAATTTATCTGAACTAAGGGCACAGTTGCCACAAGCAGTAAAAAATACGTTAATACACTTTGATGGGGTAGATAGAACAAAGCAAGGCTTTGAAGGATTGGAAGATGCACAAAACGCTATTAAAACAGTCGAGAAAAAAGACGCTTTTGCTGCAGATTATAAATTCTTAAGTAAACTATGGGAATCACTTTCTCCTGATAATATTTTGGGGCTTTACCAAGCAGATTACAAATGGCTATCTCAAGTATATGAGTCGGTACGTCCAGCTTCAGATAATATTGGCAAATTATTATGGATGACCTTAGGGGCACAAACCACTAAATTGATTCATGATAATATACACGTAGGTGATATACATAATTTAGATGAGTTTATTTTAGATGCTGATGTAATTGAGGATATTTTCAATAACCCAGATCCTAAGAACGCTAAGAAACTAGAAAAATTACTGGTTAACAGATTCAAGAAACATACAGGCGATCCAAAGTTTAGAAAACTTAGTGAGCTATTAGAAGAACTGAGAGACAGGGCAGAAAAAGGATTGATAACTTCGATTGAGTTTGTAAAGGAACTTTGTAAAATAGCGAAAGAAACTGTTCAAGCAGAAAAAGATTTAGCAGACGCTTACCAAGAAAAATCCCCAAAAGCCGCATTAACAGAATTGTTTGTTGAATTAAAAACAGAACAAACACCTGCCGTTGTAGAACGTATTGTAGCTGATATTGATGCTATTGTTAGGGTGGTTAGTTTTCCTGGTTGGCAAAAAACAACTTCAGGAGAAAGAGAAGTACAGAAATCACTTAGGCAAGCATTATTAAAATATCAATTGCACAAAGACCAAATTTTATTTGATAGGGCTTATAGTTATATAAAAGAATATTATTGA
- the istA gene encoding IS21 family transposase, translated as MNAFLRKFMMYYDIKRMHLDGRSISQISKALDCNRRTVKKYLDMEDEEFESFLKSQSTRGKLLLPYETFVHERLELYRDTSAAQMHDWLKEHHAEFPQVNQKTIFNFVKWVRHQHHLPFERPLRDYSAVEDAAYGMQGQIDFGEYNMRSGDGKRVKIYFFTLVLSRSRFKYVCFSCKPFTSSTAITAHESAFKYIKGIPDTLVYDQDKVFISNENHGELILTAQFKAYVRDRKFKVHMCRKADPESKGKIENVVKYIKQNFLYNRAFHDLETLNEDGLKWLERTANRLDHALTKKSPLNEWQIEQDFLRPFEPIADTGPAPVLYSVRKDNMISWKSNLYSLPLGTYTGRGSQIAVSFENGYLVICGPGQRELCRHAVAEGIGLKIINTDHKRDKSAALAEMTAEVCKLISDGDNLRRFISAIRADKPRYLRDQLILLREVITSNDHQLIEKGLLFCLQQGVNSANDFKALISKFKQQAIPVAVTPTGLNPLNGSYPPQALLQPQVSRIDDYQQILNQLN; from the coding sequence ATGAACGCATTCTTACGCAAATTTATGATGTATTATGATATTAAACGAATGCACCTTGACGGTCGTTCGATTTCTCAGATTAGCAAAGCCCTGGATTGCAATCGCCGGACAGTAAAAAAGTATCTGGATATGGAGGATGAGGAATTTGAATCCTTCCTGAAGTCCCAAAGTACGCGGGGAAAGCTGCTTTTACCCTACGAAACTTTCGTTCATGAGCGGCTGGAACTGTACCGTGATACCTCTGCCGCTCAGATGCATGATTGGTTAAAAGAACACCATGCCGAGTTTCCACAGGTTAACCAGAAAACTATTTTCAATTTTGTAAAGTGGGTTCGTCATCAGCATCACCTGCCTTTTGAGCGCCCCTTGCGGGATTATTCTGCAGTTGAAGACGCTGCTTATGGAATGCAGGGCCAGATAGATTTTGGAGAATATAATATGCGTTCTGGTGATGGAAAACGTGTAAAGATCTATTTCTTCACGCTTGTGCTGTCCCGTTCCCGGTTCAAATACGTTTGTTTCAGCTGTAAACCATTCACCAGTAGTACCGCCATTACTGCGCATGAAAGTGCCTTTAAGTATATCAAAGGCATACCTGATACTTTGGTTTACGACCAGGATAAAGTATTTATCAGCAATGAGAACCATGGAGAACTGATCCTGACTGCGCAATTCAAAGCATATGTGCGCGACCGGAAGTTTAAAGTCCATATGTGCAGAAAAGCAGATCCTGAAAGTAAAGGCAAGATAGAGAACGTGGTGAAGTATATTAAACAGAACTTCCTTTATAACCGCGCCTTCCACGACCTGGAAACACTAAATGAAGATGGATTAAAATGGCTGGAACGCACTGCCAACAGACTGGATCATGCCCTGACTAAGAAATCCCCTTTGAATGAGTGGCAGATTGAACAGGACTTTCTCAGGCCTTTTGAGCCTATCGCTGATACCGGGCCAGCTCCGGTATTATATTCAGTGAGAAAAGATAACATGATTTCCTGGAAAAGTAATCTTTATTCATTGCCCCTTGGAACCTATACCGGCCGGGGAAGTCAGATAGCTGTTAGTTTTGAAAATGGATATCTGGTTATCTGTGGACCAGGTCAGAGAGAATTATGCAGGCACGCGGTCGCTGAAGGGATTGGCCTAAAGATCATCAATACTGATCACAAAAGGGATAAAAGTGCAGCCCTGGCAGAAATGACGGCTGAAGTCTGTAAGCTGATCAGTGACGGAGATAATTTGCGCCGCTTCATTAGCGCCATTCGCGCTGATAAGCCCCGGTATCTGCGTGATCAGTTGATCCTGCTCCGTGAGGTCATTACCAGTAACGACCATCAGCTGATTGAAAAAGGATTACTCTTCTGCCTGCAGCAAGGCGTAAACAGTGCCAATGACTTTAAGGCACTGATCTCAAAGTTTAAGCAACAGGCCATCCCGGTAGCAGTCACCCCAACAGGGTTAAACCCCTTGAACGGGTCTTATCCACCGCAAGCTTTGCTACAGCCCCAGGTAAGTAGAATTGATGACTATCAGCAAATCCTGAATCAACTTAATTAA
- the istB gene encoding IS21-like element helper ATPase IstB — protein MNQKQQIDQYCRQYKITGMAVKIEQMVKIAENKQLSYMGFLIELFEQESLHREQQAKERLLKTAQLPAKCSLDQYEIRDQNGLSLQKINTLKEMDWLDQIYNIMLLGPSGVGKTFFAAGLCAQAIEKGYKAYFRTMDDILNILRMKDFSRAAMADYKRLAKANLIIIDDIMLFPVEKAQAINLFNFINQLYENTSFIITTNKMPADWAKMLDDEVLATALLDRLLFRCEVINLAGKSYRMENRKTIFET, from the coding sequence ATGAACCAAAAACAACAGATTGATCAATACTGCCGCCAGTATAAGATTACAGGAATGGCCGTAAAAATAGAACAGATGGTTAAAATAGCCGAAAACAAGCAACTCAGTTACATGGGTTTTCTAATTGAGCTTTTTGAACAGGAATCCCTGCACAGAGAGCAGCAGGCCAAAGAAAGATTACTTAAAACTGCGCAATTGCCCGCGAAATGCAGCCTTGACCAATATGAAATACGGGATCAAAACGGGCTCTCTCTGCAAAAAATAAATACGTTGAAGGAAATGGACTGGCTGGATCAAATCTATAATATTATGTTGCTCGGCCCTTCAGGGGTAGGAAAGACTTTTTTTGCAGCCGGACTTTGTGCACAGGCAATAGAAAAAGGCTATAAAGCTTATTTCAGAACAATGGATGATATCCTGAATATACTTCGCATGAAGGACTTTTCCAGAGCTGCAATGGCAGATTATAAGAGGCTCGCCAAGGCCAATCTAATTATCATTGATGATATTATGCTCTTTCCGGTAGAAAAAGCCCAGGCAATTAATCTGTTCAACTTTATCAATCAATTGTATGAGAATACTTCATTTATTATTACCACCAATAAGATGCCTGCAGATTGGGCTAAAATGCTTGATGACGAAGTGCTGGCAACCGCATTACTTGATCGCTTACTCTTCAGATGTGAAGTCATTAACCTCGCTGGAAAAAGCTACAGAATGGAGAATAGAAAAACTATTTTTGAAACTTAA
- a CDS encoding family 43 glycosylhydrolase: MKRVSCKHPFLLAILMITFIGDSFSQDYKSGPANKDFAGYLFTYFKGNAPKDEALCFAISTDGYNYRALNHNEPVIDSKVISSTGGVRDPHILRGADGRSFYMVLTDMTSSKGWDSNRALILMKSDDLLNWKHTVINIQQRYKGQEDLRRVWAPQTIFDPAAHKYMVYWSMKHGSGPDIIYYAYANSDFTGFESEPAVLFRPKNGKSCIDGDIIIKNGLFYLFYKTEGNGNGIKLALTDSLTSGKWIEQAGYKQQTNDAVEGSGVFKLNHSDKYILMYDVYGKGKYQFCESYDLDKFKVVDQDVKMDFHPRHGTIIPVSRKELKDLTSRWGIPKDMELQLKTNPVLDGFYADPDVLYSNKTKKYYIYPTSDGFDGWGGSYFKTFSSPDLINWTDEGVILDLKKDVSWADRNAWAPAIMEKKVKGNYKYYYYFTAAQKIGVAVSDLPAGPFKDSGKPLVNFKPEGIQGGQEIDPAVFNDPKTGKSYLYWGNGYLAVAELNKDMVSLKEHTTRILKTDKTFREGCYVFYRKGTYYFLWSEDDTRNENYRVRYGTSSSAAGPIEIPENNLILQKDPSQGIYGTGHCSVLQTPGKDEWHIIYHRFSYPDGIHMGDAAGFNREVCIDRMYFDEKGSIVPVKPTH; encoded by the coding sequence ATGAAAAGAGTTAGCTGTAAGCACCCGTTCCTTCTTGCCATTTTAATGATCACATTTATCGGAGACTCCTTCAGCCAGGATTATAAATCAGGCCCGGCCAATAAGGATTTTGCAGGTTATTTGTTCACCTACTTTAAAGGGAATGCCCCTAAAGATGAGGCTCTTTGCTTTGCGATCAGTACCGATGGCTACAATTACCGTGCATTGAATCATAACGAACCCGTTATTGATTCGAAAGTCATCAGTTCTACCGGCGGTGTGCGGGACCCGCATATCCTTCGCGGAGCGGATGGGCGGTCGTTCTACATGGTTCTGACAGACATGACCTCGTCAAAAGGATGGGATTCTAATCGCGCCCTGATTCTCATGAAGTCTGACGACCTGTTGAACTGGAAGCATACGGTGATTAATATACAGCAGCGCTACAAAGGCCAGGAAGACCTCAGGCGTGTATGGGCGCCGCAAACCATATTCGATCCTGCAGCACACAAATACATGGTTTATTGGTCTATGAAACATGGCTCCGGTCCAGATATTATTTACTATGCGTATGCCAACAGTGATTTTACTGGCTTTGAATCAGAGCCTGCGGTTCTGTTCCGTCCAAAAAATGGCAAATCTTGTATTGATGGCGACATCATCATCAAAAATGGATTGTTCTATTTATTTTATAAAACGGAAGGGAACGGAAATGGGATAAAGCTAGCTCTTACCGACTCCCTGACTTCCGGAAAATGGATTGAACAAGCGGGATATAAGCAGCAAACAAACGATGCAGTTGAGGGCTCAGGTGTGTTTAAATTAAACCATTCTGACAAGTATATTCTCATGTATGATGTGTACGGCAAAGGCAAATACCAGTTCTGCGAAAGTTACGATCTGGATAAATTTAAAGTGGTAGACCAGGATGTGAAGATGGATTTTCATCCGCGTCACGGAACGATTATTCCGGTGTCCCGTAAGGAGCTGAAGGACCTGACAAGTCGGTGGGGTATACCTAAAGACATGGAACTGCAGTTAAAAACAAACCCGGTGCTGGATGGCTTCTATGCTGATCCGGATGTATTGTATTCCAATAAAACCAAAAAATACTATATCTACCCAACCAGTGATGGTTTCGATGGCTGGGGTGGCTCCTACTTTAAAACCTTCTCCTCTCCAGACCTGATCAATTGGACAGATGAAGGCGTGATCCTGGACCTGAAGAAAGATGTGAGCTGGGCAGACCGTAACGCCTGGGCACCGGCAATCATGGAAAAAAAGGTTAAAGGAAATTACAAGTACTACTATTACTTTACAGCCGCCCAAAAGATCGGGGTTGCAGTTTCAGACTTACCTGCAGGCCCCTTCAAAGATTCGGGAAAACCATTGGTTAATTTTAAACCGGAAGGTATACAGGGCGGACAGGAAATAGATCCCGCTGTATTCAACGATCCCAAAACAGGCAAAAGTTATTTGTACTGGGGAAATGGCTATCTTGCAGTAGCCGAGCTGAATAAAGACATGGTCTCTCTAAAGGAGCATACTACCAGGATTCTTAAGACCGATAAAACGTTCAGAGAAGGATGTTATGTGTTTTACCGAAAAGGAACGTATTATTTTCTTTGGTCGGAAGACGATACGCGCAATGAGAATTATCGCGTGCGTTACGGAACCTCCAGCTCGGCTGCAGGCCCTATAGAGATTCCGGAAAACAATCTGATACTTCAAAAAGATCCCTCTCAGGGAATCTATGGCACAGGACACTGTTCTGTACTGCAAACTCCTGGAAAAGACGAATGGCACATCATCTACCACCGGTTCAGTTATCCTGATGGAATACATATGGGCGATGCAGCCGGCTTTAATCGTGAGGTTTGTATAGATCGAATGTATTTTGACGAAAAAGGAAGTATTGTACCTGTAAAACCTACACATTAA